The following coding sequences are from one Nymphalis io chromosome 17, ilAglIoxx1.1, whole genome shotgun sequence window:
- the LOC126774932 gene encoding dynein light chain Tctex-type 5-like, translated as MSKEYTRISFRMSGFGLNRRTSNKQKMIRTYQPTYQLNPRKHFNIENVEKILKRLVNSELADVEYSEKLIPDLCLSLAENIRTAIKEENYDRYRIIVGVTIGQRRQQSVHMFHSFLWDHERDAFASHNFENCHIYANVVVYGVYFD; from the exons ATGTCGAAAGAATATACACGAATCTCATTTCGAATGAGCGGATTTGGATTAAATCGCCGAACAAGTAACAAACAGAAAATG ATACGAACTTATCAGCCCACATATCAACTAAACCCAAGAAAGCACTTCAATATTGAAAACGTGGAAAAAATCCTAAAGCGACTCGTGAATTCAGAACTTGCTGATGTCGAATATAGCGAAAAGCTCATTCCAGATCTTTGTCTTAGTTTAGCAGAAAATATAAGGACAGCgataaaagaagaaaattatGACAG ATACAGAATAATCGTCGGTGTAACGATTGGTCAGAGAAGACAGCAAAGTGTCCACATGTTTCACTCCTTTCTCTGGGACCACGAACGAGATGCTTTCGCGTCACATAATTTTGAAAACTGCCATATTTATGCTAATGTTGTCGTCTATGGTgtctattttgattaa